The Polyangium mundeleinium genome contains the following window.
TCTGGAAGCCTTGGGGATCCGTCCGTAACGTCGATTCGTCCATGTAGAGCCGTCGAGAGATCTCGACCTGGATGGCGTGGATGCCGCTCGCCGGAGTCCCGTAGTGGCCCGTCGAGAATCCACCCCGGTAGGGGTCGTCGTGGCGCACTGTGTAGCCGCAAGAGCGCGCGTGTCGATCCACGACATCGATTACCGCGGCGGAGGCGGTTGTCCGGCCGCGGGTGCCCGGGACGATGTCGGCCCGGGCGACCCCGGCGCTTTCATGGCCGCGGCGGGCCTGGCTCGGCATCGAGTGGGCGCAGAGGAGGATGGCAAAGCCGAAGCGGGCGCGCTTACGGGCGAGGAGCTGTTCGAGGACGCGGTGGTAGGGGCGATAGACGAGGTCGAGCCGGCGCTCGAGCTCGGCCCGGGGCAACCTTCTCGAGAGGATGGGCTCGCCGTCCGTCGTGAGGCGCCAGATGAGGCCGCGTGGCCAGGGCGCTCGACCTCCGCCGTCGACGGCGTCGTGGTCGACGTCCTGCTCGCCGCGGTTCAGGTCGACGACGTAGCGGCTCGCGCGGGCGTAGAGCAGCGTCGCGCCTTCGGCGGGCGCGTCTTCGAAGAGGGCGTCGACGTGCAGGTCGGCGTCGCGGGCGATGCTGCGCGCGGGCGCGACGGTGAACGACAGGGTCTCGGCGTCGAGGGACAGACCCGCGTGGGGCACCTCGACGACCACGGGGGTCTCGCCCCCTTTGGGCTCGATGACCTCGAACTGGGTGCTGGGCGGCGTCGCTCCGCCGGCGGAGCGGAGCCCCCAATCGTCGTATCGGGGATCGACCACGGCGAACACTCTTACCCCATAAAGCGCCCGGCCGCAGGTGAAGCGCTCGCCGGGAGCACGGAAGGGCCTCTTGCCTCGCTCGTGCGTCCGCCCCATGTACGAAGTTTCGTCCGCGCCACCCCCCTTGCGTTTCGCGCATTTCTTCGGCGGGGCCGGGAGCAGGGGTAGGCTCGTCGCGTGGACCTGCACGCCTGGGTGGACGCGTACCTGGATCACCTGCGCGTCGAGCGCGCGCTCTCGCCGCGCACGCTGGAGGCGTATGCCCGGGACCTCGCCAAACTCTGCGCTTTGTGCGAGGCGAGCGGGATCTCCTCGCCGGGGGAGCTCGACACGACGGTTGTCTCGACGTACCTCGTCGAGCTCGGCAGACAGGGGCTCGGCGCGCGTTCGGCGACGCGGCACCTCTCGGCGGTGCGGGGTTTTTCCAAGTTCCTGCTGCGGGAGCGGGCGATTTCGGCCGATCCAGCGGCGCTCGTGGAGCGGCCTCGGACGAGCCGCAAGCTGCCGAAGGTGCTCTCTGTGGAGGAGATCGGGCGCATCTTGGAGGCGCCGGATGGCCGCTCGTTCCGGGGCCTGCGCGACCGCGCGATGCTGCACGTGATGTACGCCGCAGGGCTCCGCGTGAGCGAGGTCGTGGGCCTCAAGATTGCGGACGTCGATCGCAAGCAGGGCGTCGTGTTCGCGTTCGGCAAGGGCAGCAAGCGGCGCATCGTGCCGCTCGGGGAGCCTGCGCTCGATGCGCTCGATGCGTATCTGGCTGTTCGGAAGGATCACCCGCGCGCGGCGATGACACCGGCGCTCTTCCTGTCACCTCGGGGCAAACCGCTCACGCGGCAAGGGGTGTGGAAGCTGCTCGGCGCTTATGCGCGTGGTGTCGGCGTGACCAAGCCGAGCTCACCGCACAAGCTGCGGCACTCGTTCGCGACGCACCTCCTCGAAGGGGGCGCGGATCTCCGCAGCGTGCAGGCCCTGCTCGGCCATGCGGACATCACGACGACGGAGATCTACACCCACCTCACAGACGATCACGTCCGCACCGTGTACCGCCGATCGCATCCTCGATCGTAAGGTCACCTCTGCATCGACCGCATCGCGGTCGATGCACCAGAGGTCCAGGGCTGGCCCAGGCCCCGGGTCCAGGGGTGGACAACCCCTGGTCGGGTCCGGGGTGAAACCCCGGCGCTACGCGTCTACTTGAGGATGGATCCGAGGTCCTGCTCGACCTGCTCTGCCGTCTGCTTGGGGACCTTTGCGTAGAGACGCGTGCGCTCGGTGCGTACGAAGTACTCCACGGTGCTCAAGGGATCCGTTGCTGGCACGCGGACGAGCTCGAGGAAGCCGAGCGACGAGCCTGCGGCGTACTCCACGCGGAGCACGTCCTGCTTGCCTGCGGGCTCGGTCATCACGTAGTCCGTCGGCCGTAGCCGATCGAGCTTCGCCATGAAGTTTGCTGCTGTCTCGTCCTTCTGATCGGCGGCTGCGGGATCGGCCCAGAACCGCTTGCCTTCGGGCCCGCCGCGTACGACTTGCCGCTTCTTCCCGCCGGCGCTGAGCTCTGCGGTCGAGACCTCGGCTTCCTTCCACCCGTGCAGATCTCGCTCCACGAGACGCGACTCCGCTGTGTCGAGGTCACGCACGGCGCTCCCGTCGATCACGTACGTCTCGCCCGTTTGCGGCTCGCGCACGTATCGATCGCCGCCGCCGGGCGTTGTCCCGCCCAGCACCAGCTTGCGCTCGGCGCCGCCGATCGTGACCGTGAGTGTGCCGTCGGGCTCGGCGAGACCGAACTCCGCTGCGCGATCGTCCGGGATGCGGCCGAGTGCGCGCAGGGCCTTCAGCGGCGCGAGGGACTCGACGAGCTTTTGCGCCACGCCCACGCTGACGAAGTCGGTCTTCGTCTTGCCGGCGGGCGTGGGGGGCGGCGCGCCTGCGTCGGGGGTTGCCGGCGGAGGCGCCGCCTCGCGCTCCAGCATTCCGAGGTAGTATGCGCCGAGTTTGTCCGACTTCGTTTCGAGCGAGACCTTGCGGTTCTTGCCCTCGAAGACGACCTTTGCGACGTCGGCCGGACGCCCTGACCACACTGTCGCTTCGGTCTGCACGAGCGCCTTTGGCTGCTCGTCGCGGGTCCACACGGCCACCGCGCTGGCCGACGCCAGCACGAAGAGCCCTACGTGGACGAAGAGACCACGTCCCACGCTCATGCCTTCCTCCCGGCCATGCGGCGTGCCCGCCGCGTCACGAGGAGCCCCACGCCGAAGAGGAGCGCCGGAGCCCCGATGATCGTGCCGTAGAACCAGTACGTGTCCTTCTGCTTCGTGTGCTCGATCCGCACGTCCTCGGGCGTCACGATCTCCCCGCTGAAGCTCTCGTCGCCGCCGAGCCAGCGCACCGCGTCCATGGCGAAGAGCTGGTTCGTCTCGGCCACCCCGAGCGCGAGATCGCTCAGCGCGTCCGCGTCCGCGATCACGAAGGCGCGCATCTCCTGCGGGCCCTTCACCTTGGCCTTGTCCACGCCGTCCGCGAGCGGCTTCGTCACGGCTGCGGCCAGGTTGAACGTCGCCTTCTTCTCGTCACCGTCGATCTCGTAGTTGCCGTTCTTGTCGGCGAAGGCTGCGCCCGACGAGCGGAGGACGAAGTCCACCTTCGGCTCGGATCCGGCTTTTTTGTCGAGCGATCCGGCCACGGGCACGAGCACGACGGCGCGCTGCGAGACGCGGCTCAGCGTCGAGACCGAGGCGTGCGACGAGAAACGGTTCGAGACGAGGTTCGCCTTGTCCGACGCGTTGCGCCGCCGCGGCACGAAGAGCTGATCCGTCGTGGCGAGCACCGTCGGATCGAACGCGAGATCCGCGAGCGCCGCGAGGGGGGCGAGATCCCCCTTCGTTTCCGGATCCAGCGCGAGCAGCAGCTTGCCGCCGCGCGCCGCGTACTTCTCGAGCGACGTGATCTCCTCGGGCAGGAATGCCTGCGACGGGCCGAGCACCACGACGAGCGACGCGTCCTCGGGCACCACGTTCGCGAGGCCCTGCGGCATGCCGAGGTCCTTCACCACGTAGTTCTGGCTCTCCAGCAAGCGACGCAGGATCTTCGAGGTCCGACCCTCGGCCGCCGCCGCGCCCTGGCCCTCGTTGAGCTCGCCGTGCCCGACCGTGAAGTAGGCCGTCCGTTGCTCCTTCATCGCCTTGAGGAGGGCCTTCTGGAAGTCGGCGTCGAGCGTCTTCAGCTTCGCCGCCGCCTTGTTCATCTCCTTGTCGAGCGTGAGCGTCTCGCGCGTCGGCCCGCGCAGGATCACGATCACCGCGTCCTGCGTGACCTTGTTGTCCTTCGCGAGCTGCGGATTCAGCAGCCTGTCGTAGAAGCCGTACTTGAAGTTCGGCGCGCCCTT
Protein-coding sequences here:
- a CDS encoding N-formylglutamate amidohydrolase → MGRTHERGKRPFRAPGERFTCGRALYGVRVFAVVDPRYDDWGLRSAGGATPPSTQFEVIEPKGGETPVVVEVPHAGLSLDAETLSFTVAPARSIARDADLHVDALFEDAPAEGATLLYARASRYVVDLNRGEQDVDHDAVDGGGRAPWPRGLIWRLTTDGEPILSRRLPRAELERRLDLVYRPYHRVLEQLLARKRARFGFAILLCAHSMPSQARRGHESAGVARADIVPGTRGRTTASAAVIDVVDRHARSCGYTVRHDDPYRGGFSTGHYGTPASGIHAIQVEISRRLYMDESTLRTDPQGFQSVREFARTLVARLAFAENPTTLDALRGYAPGGT
- the xerD gene encoding site-specific tyrosine recombinase XerD, producing MDLHAWVDAYLDHLRVERALSPRTLEAYARDLAKLCALCEASGISSPGELDTTVVSTYLVELGRQGLGARSATRHLSAVRGFSKFLLRERAISADPAALVERPRTSRKLPKVLSVEEIGRILEAPDGRSFRGLRDRAMLHVMYAAGLRVSEVVGLKIADVDRKQGVVFAFGKGSKRRIVPLGEPALDALDAYLAVRKDHPRAAMTPALFLSPRGKPLTRQGVWKLLGAYARGVGVTKPSSPHKLRHSFATHLLEGGADLRSVQALLGHADITTTEIYTHLTDDHVRTVYRRSHPRS
- a CDS encoding DUF4340 domain-containing protein, translated to MSVGRGLFVHVGLFVLASASAVAVWTRDEQPKALVQTEATVWSGRPADVAKVVFEGKNRKVSLETKSDKLGAYYLGMLEREAAPPPATPDAGAPPPTPAGKTKTDFVSVGVAQKLVESLAPLKALRALGRIPDDRAAEFGLAEPDGTLTVTIGGAERKLVLGGTTPGGGDRYVREPQTGETYVIDGSAVRDLDTAESRLVERDLHGWKEAEVSTAELSAGGKKRQVVRGGPEGKRFWADPAAADQKDETAANFMAKLDRLRPTDYVMTEPAGKQDVLRVEYAAGSSLGFLELVRVPATDPLSTVEYFVRTERTRLYAKVPKQTAEQVEQDLGSILK
- a CDS encoding Gldg family protein; translation: MALKPKEAAPAAEKAPEGKADKGAKAPAAPSYAPFLAPAFVGSLVLVFIGERMLGNVETWRLVFSGLGVLGAGVSTALRFVQASAEKDPERRKIERALSLFAALGLVALGIYFAGNTEVGRRMLGILDAAPDKRARFDGASTVAWVVLILVSVVPLVFGEIALAPMRRAPRVEGRRVRAATIAGLSLALAVAYAALFTYAAGELDAKVDFSYFRTAKASESTKKIVTSAPDTVEVRAFFPPMNDVGLEVEGYLADIAKGAPNFKYGFYDRLLNPQLAKDNKVTQDAVIVILRGPTRETLTLDKEMNKAAAKLKTLDADFQKALLKAMKEQRTAYFTVGHGELNEGQGAAAAEGRTSKILRRLLESQNYVVKDLGMPQGLANVVPEDASLVVVLGPSQAFLPEEITSLEKYAARGGKLLLALDPETKGDLAPLAALADLAFDPTVLATTDQLFVPRRRNASDKANLVSNRFSSHASVSTLSRVSQRAVVLVPVAGSLDKKAGSEPKVDFVLRSSGAAFADKNGNYEIDGDEKKATFNLAAAVTKPLADGVDKAKVKGPQEMRAFVIADADALSDLALGVAETNQLFAMDAVRWLGGDESFSGEIVTPEDVRIEHTKQKDTYWFYGTIIGAPALLFGVGLLVTRRARRMAGRKA